In Panacibacter microcysteis, the genomic stretch ATTTTACAGAAGGTAGCCAGGAAAATGGGTTACAAACTTGTTCCGCGTACAGAAAATACCGGGGAAGCGCAGCAAAAAATATTTGCCGCGTATGGTTTGCAAATTGACCCGGTAAAGTATGCATTCTGTTATAAAAATTATAAGCTGCTGCTGGCATTGCAGGATAAACTTGCTGCTACCATTGCATTCGACAAAGATGGTACACTCATGCTGTCTTTTCTCGGCATGCGGTTTAGCATTACTGCTGCAGACGAAATATTTATCATTTACGAGGTATTTGTAAAAGGTACTTACAACTATAGCAGCAGTGAAGATTTCATGCTTGTAGATATTGGAATGAACGTTGGTACAACCTGTCTTTACTTCAGCCGTATGGAGCGTTGTAAAGAGGTGGTTGCTTTTGAACCTTTTGAGAAAACCATTCTTGCGGCTAAACGCAATTACCATCTGAATGCTGAGGTAGCTTCAAAAATAACAATACACGGTGTTGGGCTTGGTTTTCCTGCACGTACATTGGAAGTAAAGTATGCCGCGCAGGAAAAAGGAAGTACAGGTATACACGGCGTTGCAGAGTATGTAAGCAATGCTGGTGCCACAGAAACGGCTACCTTACAGATTGCTGATGCGTATGAAGCCTTAAAACCGGTGATCGATAACAATACGATCAAAAAAGTAATCAAGATCGACTGCGAAGGCGCAGAGTACGAAATTCTCCGGCGCCTGCACCAAACAGGCAGCATCACTGCATTCGATGTTTATATGATCGAGTGGCATTTAAACGGGCCCGAAGAAATTGTTGGGCTGCTGGTGTCCTGCGGTTATCACGTGCATTCAGTAGATGAATATGAAAAACATATAGGTATGGTTTACGCCTATAAAAAGTAATATGCAATGAGTAAAGTTGTAACTGACAGTAACTGGACAGAGATAATAACACCGGGCAGTAAACTGTTCGACCTTCGGCTGCATGAAGTATGGCGTTACCGCGATTTAATCGTGTTGTTTGTAAAGCGCGATATGGCTGCTCAATACAGGCAAACAATACTGGGACCCGTATGGCACGTAATACAGCCGGTGCTCACGGCTTTTATGTTCTTCATTGTATTCAATAAAATAGCAGGTATAAAAACAGGCGATACACCACCTGCGATATTCTATTTATGCGGTATTGCAATATGGACATACTTTTCCTCCTGCCTTACCGCCACATCAAACACGTTTGTTGCCAATGCAGCCATCTTCGGTAAAGTATATTTTCCAAGGCTTGTTACGCCCATTTCAATAGTTCTTTCCAATCTTATCAAATTTGGTATACAGCTGGGTATTTTAATAGTTGTAATGCTTTGGTTTGCCGTTACTGATAATTATAAGATTAGTATTGGCATGCACACGTTATTATTGCCCGTCGTATTAATTGTAATGGCAGCGCTGGGCCTGGGCCTGGGCATCATCATATCATCGTTAACAACCAAGTACAGAGATTTAACAGTGCTTGTATCATTTGGGGTAAGTCTGCTAATGTATGTTACACCCGTTGCATATCCCATGTCATTCGTAGAAAATTCATCTTATAAGAAGCTCATACTTGCCAATCCATTGTCACCATTGGTGGAGACGTTCCGGTATGCAGTATTAGGCAAAGGTTCTTTTGATGAAACGCTTTTTAGCTATAGTTGCATTTTTACGGTCGTTACATTATTTGCAGGTATGGTTATATTCAGCAAGGTGGAAAAAACCTTTATGGATACAGTGTAAGAATACATGAATATGATGAGCCGGGCATTTGTGTTTTATGGCATCAACTGTTGCGTCGCACTCTTGTACAGCATCACAACAGGCAACTGCTCCGGGTGCATCAGCGCATGTAATCAGAAACGTCCGGAACATCAGCCAGGCTTACAGTTAGTCACGAAGAACAAACAAACATGTCCTCAACAGTTATAGAAGTTTCAGCCGTTTCAAAGCAATACAGGCTTGGGCAGGTAGGAAGAAAAAGTTTAACACAGGATGTAAACCGCTGGTGGTATGCCATTCGTGGTAAAGAAGATCCCTATCTTAAAATAGGTGAAACGAACGACCGCAGCAGAAAAGGAGCCAGTGAATTTGTATGGGCTTTACAGGATATTAATTTTTCTGTAAAGCAGGGAGAAGTATTGGGCATCATTGGCCGCAATGGTGCAGGCAAATCAACATTGTTGAAAATACTTTCAAAAGTTACAGCACCAACCACGGGTGCTATCAAAGTAAAAGGTCGCATAGCTTCTTTGCTCGAAGTAGGCACCGGTTTTCATCCCGATCTTACCGGCCGCGACAATATCTTTCTCAATGGCGCCATACTTGGCATGACGAGAAAAGAAATACATGCCAAATTCGACGAGATCGTTGACTTCGCCGGGGTGGAGAGATATATTGATACGCCCGTAAAGCGCTACAGCAGCGGTATGTATGTACGGCTTGCCTTCGCCGTTGCCGCACACCTCGAGCCCGAGATACTTATTGTAGACGAAGTACTCGCTGTGGGTGACGCCGAATTTCAGAAGAAATGTCTTGGCAAAATGAAAGATGTAAGTGAGAAAGACGGCAGAACTGTTTTGTTTGTAAGTCACAATATGCCGGCGGTACAAAGGTTGTGTACGCAGGCAATGGTTATGCAATTTGGCCGGAATATTTATATGGGTAATACAGACGATGCAGTAAATCATTACCTGCACAATAAGCAATTGCAGCAAACGACCTCCGTGGCGGAGCGCACAGATAGAAACGGCAACGGTATGGTTAAATGCGTTGGTTTTACACTGCTGAACAGTAAAATGCAGGAAACAGGTAATTTTAAAAGCGGCGATGAAATGAATATTGCCATCGATTATATATTTACAGGCAATCAGCCGGCAAAGTCAGTTTGGTTTCGCATACAGGTTACAGACGCAGAAGAAGAAATTTTGTTCATTTTAAATAATGCGCATTCTTCAGATCTTATTGCAGAGATCAATAAGTCCGGCAGACTGGTATGCAGTATTCCCAGGCTGCCCTTATTTGGTGGTACATATAATTTTAATCTCACTGTCCAATCACAGGAGAGTGGCCTGCTCGATGAAATGGAAGCTGTACAGGAACTAAATGTTGTAGACGGTGACTTTTTCGGCACCGGGAAAATACCGGCTATCAGAAAAGGAATGTTTGTAATGCACAACTGGAACATACAATGAGTAAGGTGTTGATTATACTGGGTATGCATCGTTCAGGAACTTCGCTGGTAACGAACTGGCTGAATAAATGCGGTCTTAATGTGGGCGATTCTTTAGTGGAAGAAGGTATCAGCAATACAGAAGGCCATTATGAGGACTGGGATTTTGTAAAGCTGCATGAGGACATATTGAAAGCACACAACGAACCTTCTACAGGTCTTATAGAAAAGCCCGTAAAAATTACAAGCCGTTACCATCTGGAGAAACTGAAGATGACCACGGTTTTCAAAAGCAGAGTATATGAACAATGGGGCTTTAAAGACCCCAGAACCTGCCTGTTTATTCCTTACTACCAGGAAGCACTTCCAAACGCCCGGTACATTGTTATCCTGAGAGATTTTGCACCGGTGGTAAGTTCTCTTGTTAAAAGAGATTTCTTGCAAATGGATTATCATTATGTGCGTCGTGTAAATAAAGTGATGCAGTTTTTGTGGCGTTTTCGGAAAGAAAAAATGTTCTATAAATATTACGAGTTATTATCAGAAAAATACCTCAGGGTTTGGATTGGCTACAATGAAGCGATTCTTGATTTTATCAAAAAAGAACCACCGGATAATTATGTACTCATCAACTATAAGATGTTATTAAAAAATGCAGAAGACGTAGTTGGAGTATTGAAAAACGATTGGGGTTTCGATCTCGAATATTATGATTACGGTAAAGTTTACAAGCCGGGTCTCATAAGTAAATTAATAGAACTAGAGCCATATATCAGCGATAAATCGCTGATTCAAAAAGCGAATGCATTGATGAAGGAGTTGGAAACCTACAGCTTTGAGCGTGAAAAAAATCAGTAATAATCTTTGCACAATATAAGACCCATAGCGATTTTCCTGCCGCAGTTTCATCCCATTCCTGAAAATGATCAATGGTGGGGTAAAGGATTTACTGAATGGACAAATGTTGCGAAAGCAAAGCCGCTGTTCAAAGATCATTACCAGCCACATCTTCCGGCAGACCTTGGGTTTTATGACCTCAGGCTTGCAGAGGTAAGGGAAGCGCAGGCGCAACTTGCGCAGCAGTATGGTATTTACGGCTTTTGCTACTATCATTACTGGTTCAATGGCAGGCGGCTGTTGCAAAGACCTGTAGAAGAAATATTAGCTTCTGGTAAACCGGATTTTCCGTTTATGCTTTGCTGGGCCAATGAAAACTGGACACGTACCTGGGATGGCAGCGAGAAAGAAGTGCTTATGCCACAACACTATTCAGATGAAGATGACAGAACCCATATAAAAGCTTTGTTGCCTTACTTTAAAGACACGCGGTATATAAAAGTTGACAACAAACCGGTATTCGCTATCTATCGGTCTGCACTGCTGCCAGATATGAAACGAACGATCAGTATCTGGAGAGAGGAAGCTGCAAAAGAGGGCTTGCAATTGTACATATGCAGGTTCGAAAGCTACGACTACCATGGCGAAGCAATGCTGGAAGCCGGCTTTGATGCTGCAGTTGACTTTCAGCCGCTGGGCAACCAGCTTCGCTTGTTTAAAGGATGGCTCGCAGATGAAAAGAGAAAGAATACCCTGTTTAAATACCGGGATCATTTTTACAAAAGGGTAGTCAAAAAAATTTCTGTTTCAGCATATGAAGGATACAGGAACCGTGTATTGAAACCAAACCTTATCAATTATGAACGCTATGTTGCTTACCTGAAACGTTCAGCATTGCCTTCATACAGGTTTTATCCCTGCGTAAGCCCCGGCTGGGACAATAGCGCCAGGAGAAAGAAAGATCCGATCATTTTTTATAATTCAACACCGGCTGCATATAAAGCCTGGTTATTGAGTACAATAAAAAAATTTAAACCATACAGCAGGGAAGAAAATTTTGTTTTTATCAATGCATGGAACGAATGGGCCGAGGGTAACCACCTGGAACCTTGCCTGAAATGGGGGCACCAATACCTGCAGGCAACCAAAGAGGCACTCGACGAGGCCGCACACTTGCCGAATAAAGAACCAGCCGCACAAGTGAGTGACACAACCACAGCTCAATAGTAGCACTACAGCCCACATACAAATACTTTTCATTTTTTATAAATGCATCCAAGACTTATAGCATACTACCTTCCGCAGTATCATCCAATACCGGAGAATGATAAATGGTGGGGCAAAGGTTTTACTGAGTGGACAAACGTTACAAAAGCAAAACCGCTTTATCGTGGTCATCATCAGCCACATTACCCCGCAGACCTGGGCTATTACGATTTACGCGTTCCCGAAGTAAGAGAAGCACAGGCGCAAATGGCTAAGCGTTATGGCATTGAAGGTTTTATGTATTACCATTACTGGTTTGGCGATGGAAAAAAACTCCTCGAAAGACCATACCAGGATATGTTGCATGCTAAAAGCCCGGATCTGCCTTTTTGTTTATGCTGGGCCAATGAAAGCTGGAAAGGCGTTTGGTTTGGCGAGTTTACCGGTCAGATGCTCATCGAACAAACTTACCCCGGCACAAAAGATATTGAAGCACATTTTTATTACCTGCTCGAGGCATTTAAAGATGACCGTTATATAAAGGTTGACGGTAAACCTTTGTTCAATGTATATATGCCATTGAACCTGCCCGATGCAAAAGCATTTGCCGCGCAGTTCAATGCGCTGGCCATAAAAGAAGGGCTACCCGGTTTGTACCTCGTTGGCAGCCGTGTGCCATTCGACTGGAACCCGCATGAGTATGGCTTTGATGCTGTTATTGGTTCAGAGATGGCACAGATCAGATACCGCAACCAATCCAAATTCAAGCGGCCGCGTTATGCAATCAAACGCACGCAACAGATCATCGAAAAGATCACCGGCAAAGAAATTTTTTCACCATTCAACAGGCCTGCAGTTGTTGAATACGCTGCAATAATCGACCAGTTGATCACAACACAGACCTTCGATTTTGACTATTATCCCTGCGTAATTCCCAACTGGGATAATACACCAAGGGCAGGCAATGGCGGACTTGTTTTTCAGAACAGTACGCCGGCACTTTTCGAAAAACACCTGCTCAAAGGCATTGAAAAAGTGCAACACCTGCCTCCACAGCGGCAGCTTGTGTTTGTAAAATCGTGGAACGAATGGGCAGAAGGTAATTACCTGGAACCTGACCGTACGCATGGTTATGCGTACCTCGAGAGTGTGAAACGTGTGCTGGACAGTTTGTAGCGTTATGAGCCCGGCGATGGTTTTCTATGGCATCGCCTGTTGCGTCGCACACTTGTACTTTGTAAGCTATATGCAACTGCAGCGATCCGTACTAACACCGTTGTTAACATACACAAACAATGTCAGCTACCCCGTTAATATCTGTTATTATGCCTGCATACAACGCGGAAAAATATATCAGCCAGGCAATAGAAAGCGTATTGCAGCAAACATATGGCAATTGGGAATTGATTATCGTGGATGATGGCTCTTCAGACAATACAGCATCAATCGCCAAAAAATTTGCGGCACAGGATGAAAGGGTAAACTACATCTACCAGGAAAATGGTAAACAGGCAAAAGCACGTAATCAGGGTATTGCAAAAGCGAAAGGAACATTGGTGGCATTTCTCGATGCAGACGATTTATGGAAGCCAGTTAAACTTGAAACACAACTCTCATTTATAAATCATTCCGGTGCAGACCTTGTGTTTGCAGATGTAGATGTAATAGACGAGCATGGAAACAAGATAAGAGATACCTGGCACGTACAGGATGGGCAGTACAAAAATGATGAAGGGTTGCTGGCATTCTTAAAAGATAATCTTGCGCCTGTGCTTACGGTAATGGTTAAAAAAACGGCACTGGAAAAGATAAAAGGTTTTAATGAATCTGTTGCGGTACAGTATGTAGAAGATTATGACCTGTGGCTGCGTATGTTGCAGGCAGGCTTTGTACTTGCTGCATCATCAGGCAAGCTGGCAACTTACAGGCAAACGATCAACCCGCAGGTCTCAAGGAAGAAATCTATTATAAACGTAGTGGAAATAGTAAAAGATGTAGATGTAAAAGATGAATCACTCAAGGCGTCCAGGAATAACGCCCTTATTATGTGGATGAGAAAGTGTGTACAGCGGTGCAGGCCTGTGATTGAAACAAAGGATATAAAAAAAATCATCAGGCTTTTTCCATCAGGTAAAGACAGGAAGTTATTCAGTTTGTTGAGCAATGTTTTACCCGGTAATGTTTTGGCTAAACTACTATTATTGTACACACGTAAAGCGGTATACCAGCAATAGCAATGCTTCCACAGGTTTCTGTTATAATGCCGGCGTATAACCAGGCCACCTGGCTGCCTGAAGCACTGGATGCTTTGCTGGCTCAAACTTTTGAAGACTGGGAGTGTCTTATTATCAGTGATGGTTCTCCGGACAATGTTGCATCTGTCGCGAATCTGTATACACAAAAAGACAAGCGTATTACCTTTTTTGATACAACCAACGCAGGTGTATCTGCGGCACGTAATTTCGGGATAAGTAAAGCAAGGGCTGCATACATATTACCACTCGATGCTGATGATAAAATTTCTGCCGGTTATATTGCAGCATGTTTTACAAAACTTGGTTCTGCTGCAGGTATAAAAGTGGTTTATGGCGCTGCAGAAAAATTTGGGGCCGTTAACGGCCCCTGGATACTGCCTGAATATAGTTTTGACGAGTTATTGCTTTCAAACTGTATACATCCCTGTGGTATGTTTAAAAAAGCAGACTGGGAAAGCATAGGCGGTTACGATGAGCAAATGCTGGATGGCATTGAAGACTGGGAATTCTGGATCAACTTATTGAAAGATGGCGGTAAAGCAGTAAGAGCAAATGACGCCGTGTTTTACTGGCGCAGAAAAGAAGAATCCAGAACAACGAAAATAACTACTGAAAAAAGTGTACGGCTACAGCGTTATATATACAATAAACACGCAACACTTTACGAACGCTTTTTTACAGATCCTATCGCCTTATACAATGGTTATAGAAGTGTACATAAAAACTGGAAATGGGCGCAGCAAAACCCCTTTCGTTTTTTTGTTTCGAGATTCAGGAAAAAAATTACATCAACATAGCTTTGCTGATAGTAGATTATAAAGCAGGACAATTGGCAAACAGGATATTCCAGTTTGCCTATTTTATTGCACATGCTAATGAACATCATTACAGACTCATCAACCCTTGTTTTGAAGAGTATCTACATCTTTTTGAGGCTACAGATAAAAATAGCTTTCCATCAGGAAGAATTAGTACAGTGTATAATGGCCACAAAACAGCGGCTTCATTTTTTCAGCGCGGCGTTAATGTGCTCCGCCGCAGGTCGAAAAAGGGCAATGGAAAGATCAGCATTTTTAACTTTCATTCTATCCGTGATACGCATGACAAGAAATATACGGAATTTGATATGAACGATCCGGAGTTTGTAAAGCTCGTAAAACGCCAGGTAGTTTTTGCAAAAGGCTGGAACTACCGGAATACAGGATTATTACGTAAACATGCTGCTGCCTTAAGGACTATTTTCAAACCCAAAGAAGTATACCTGCAAGAGGTAGGGAAGTGCATTGAAGAAGCAAAACAGCAATTTGATGTAGTAGTAGGCGTGCACCTGAGAAGAGGTGATTATAAAGATTTTTTTGATGGAAGGTGGTATTACGAAGACGCTGTTTTTGCAGCAAAGCTTGAAGAGACACGGAAAATTTTTGCGGCCAAAAACAAAACATGCGGTTTTATCGTATGCTCGAATGAGCAGGTAAATAAGGAAGCCTATAGAGGAATAGCATTGCTAACAGCAGAAAGACCGCCAGTTGTTGATCTCTATTTACTGGCTGCGTGCGATTACATTTTAGGGCCGCCCAGTACTTTTACTATGTGGGCCAGTTTTTATGGTAATACGCCTTTGTATGTAATAAGAGACAAAGAAAAGATACCTGGCTTAAGTGATTTCAAAGTTGCAGAGGGTGTTGAAAGCTTTTTTTAAAAAACATTTATATAAAAAGTTTTTCATTATATCGGGATAAGAATAGCAATGATGAGAAGCCAATGACCGCGTTGCTCGAAAAATTTGGCAACCCGAAAGCAGCAGCAGTAGTTAACAGCAGCTTCGAAAAGCTGCTTATAGTTGCTTCAGCACAAGTGAGTGACACAACAGCCGATGCCATGAAAAACAATAGCCGGCAACCTGATTATTACAATGGATTTCAGAACGGGTAAAATACATTCAGCCTTGCCGCTGGTTACAGTAGCAGTTTCATCGTACAACTATTCAATGTACATAGAAGCTGCCCTGGATTCTGTTTTGCAGCAAACATACCCGCATATCGAACTAGTCATTATAGATGATTGCTCCGCAGATGCGTGTCCGCAAATTATTGAAGCGTGGATAAAGAAGCATAATGTGCGTTGTACTTACATACAACATGAGTATAATAAGGGCATTACCAAAACATCGAATGAATTTGTGCAGCTTGCAAAAGGGAAATACATTTCCTTGTTTGCAACAGACGACATTATGCTGCCGGAAAAAATCGAGCGGCAGGTTGCATTAATGGAAGCAAAAGGAGATGACTATGGCGTTTGTTATGCATTTGCCAACATGATTGATGAAGAAGGTACAATGCATGGCAATTACAATAGCCAGCACCAGGTTTGCGAAGGTGATATACTCGAAGACTACGTGCATCAGCGTGTAGGTTTTGCAACACCAACATCGCTCATACGTATGTCTGCTTATGCAGTAACGGGTTTGTATGACGAACGTGTGTTGTATGAAGACTACAATTTCTGGCTGCGCATGTTTGCCTGTTTTAAGGCCTGCTATTGCGATTATCCGTGCATTTTATACAGGGTTAAAAAGCAGTCTGCAGTATATGATCAATGGAGAAAAAATAACAGTGAACGTTATTACCGCGACAGAATACTGTCTAACCTGCAGGCACTGCACTACATAAAAGGGCATAATAGTGTAAAAACTTTTTTACGAAAAAAAATAAGCCAGTATCTCAAAGCACTCGATGCAGGAAAATCAGCTTATTTACATGAACTGGTGCCATACCTGTTAAAACGCGGCTATTATAAAATACCGCCTAGGATTTATATGAAAACACTTAACAGGATGGTGAACAATGGATAGCAAACAAAGGGTCATTGTTACGATCTCATATAGCTTTTCTATCCGTTATTTATATCGTACCGGTTTGTTGTATATGTTAAGAGATTTTTGTGAGCCGGTAATTATACTCACCTGGCAGCAGGCAGATCTTATGGCAGAATTACAGGCCGATAATTTTGAGGTACATGTAATAGAAGAACCCGCCAGAAGTGCGGCCTACATCGATATACGCCGCAGAATAGACTTCTGGTTCGATCATTTCCGCCTTCGTGGAAAGTATAAAAAAAACCAGCAAAACTATCTCGATCAATACCTTTCCTTCAAATCAAAGTTGCTGCGCAACAGCCGTAAATGGTACAACATTGCTAAGTTTTATAACCCGTTGTATACCGCCGGTGTTTTTACTAAAGAACAACGTTTGCTGCAGGAAGATGAAAACTATCTTCGAATAAAGCAACAGGTATTGGAACTGCATGCAGATGCGGTGTTTACCGTTACGCCTTTTCACCGGCAGGAAGATGTATTGCTGCGGGCCTGCGAAGCCGCCGGCCTCAAAATGATCACCGCCATTCTTTCTTTTGATAATATTACCAAGCGTGGATGGATACCGGTAAACTATCATACCTATATTGTTTGGAACCAGGAAAACAAGGCACAATTGCTTGGCATATACCCGCAGGTTAAAGACAGGCAGGTGCATGTGGCAGGCGCACCACAGTTTGATTTTTATTTCAACGAGCGGCATCTTATGCCTGAGGAAGACTGGAAAATAATGACAGGTCTTGGCAACACAAACAAAAATATCATCCTGTATGCAGGCGGCCCGCAGGCATTGTTTCCGCAGGAGCCGGAATATTTAAAAACAATTGCCACAGCAATAGCAGATGGCCGCATACAAAATACGGTTATTCTTTTCCGGTGTCACCCCATCGATAATATTGAAAGATGGAAGTCTGCACTGGGCAACTCACCACATGTTGTTTTTGATGCATCATGGACGGGCAGTAAAAACCTGGGTTATGCAAACATCACAGAGGCAGATATAAAAAAACTTTGTTCAACGCTGGCATATACGCATGTGCATATCAACCTTTGTTCCACGATGACGGTCGATGGCAGTGCTTATAATAAGCCACAGATCGGGCCCGCATACCAGCACACCAGGAAGGCCAGCAACCTGCTCGAACAAATGTACTGGCAGGAACATTTTGTACCCGTTATGCAAACAGGCGGCTTAATGCTTGCAAGGTCTGCCGGTGAACTTATTGCACACATCATTGCAGCGCTGCAAAACCCCGCTGCCTATACACACAAAAATGCAGCAATACTGCAAAGCATCATAACCTATACCGATGGCCGCAGTACAGCACGTGTTGCATCCATCATCAAACAGGCTTTGGTGGCATAGTTTTTTTGTAATGGGCCGGGCAGTGGAAACATTGCTCATCACCTGTTGCGTCGCACTCTTGTACGGTAGTATAAATATGCAGCACTGCAGGCACAATCAGCGTAGAAGCTTCAAGGCATCTTATAATGTAGATTCATGAATAATTTTTTTTGATTGAGTGTGCAGCAGCGCATCAGGATTTTATATATACAGGTTCCCGCCGGTGGTGGCTCGCTGGTGGCATTGTACGAGTTGCTAAGGCAGTTACCACAAACAATAGAGCCTGTGGTACTGTGTTATCACCGCAATACCTACAACCTTTTACTGGAAAGTTGTTGCCGGGTCATTTATCTCGATGAATCATTGCAGCAACCGGTACATCGCTTTACAAAGTATGCTGCCATCAATTTTATGTTGCAGCAGTTTTATACCGCCAAAGATTATTTCAAAAGCAATAGAAAGGTGCGTACTAAAATAATGCACATATTAAAAACCGAGAAGCCTGCAATCGTTCACCATAACAATGAGATATTTCTCAACCGCGACGCTATAAGGGCTGCAGTTAAAGCAGGTGCAAAACAGTTGGTGCATGAGCGATCACTCAGCAATTATGGCAATGATCGCGTACATCTTTTTGCAGACAAACGGTTGATGAAAAAAGTATATGCAAGAATTGATATTACAAACGCTGTTGCACAGCACTTCAACAAATTTTATGGTGCTGACAGCCGTAACATTGTACTGCACGACTTTGTAGATAAAGCCAAATACAAGCAGCGCTACAATACGAGCAATATACGGGCTGCATACAATATTGCAGAAAAAGAAAAACTGGTTACCTGTATTGGCAGAATCATTCCCTGGAAAGGCCAGCATGTTTTAATAGCGTCAGTCAATAAAATCAAACATACCCTCGGCAGTTTTAAAGTGCTCATGGTAGGCTCAGCGGAAGAAGGTATAGGGTCGCTTAATTACCAGCAGCAGTTGCAGGCAGAGATAGAAAAATATAAGTTATCAGGTACCGTAATTTTCACCGGCAACCGAAATGATGTACCGGCCATTATCCAGGCATCAGACGTTGTGGTGCATTGTTCTGTAAAGCCTGAGCCGCAGGGCCTTGTTATACTGGAAGCACTGCTAAGTAACAAACCTGTTATAGCTTCGGCCACCGGCGGTTCAGGAGAGCTTGTGAAAAAGTACGGCGGTATCGCACTGCCGGTAACTGATGCAGACCATCTTGCAAAAGCATTAACAGATGTACTGGTGAATGGTCATAAACCAGTTATCAATACACAAAGGTTGCAGGAGGATTTTGATCCAGCGCAGCAGCAACAGGTATTGCTGTCGTTGTATGAAGATTGTCTTGGCAGTAAACGAAATAAGGATTAAAAATTTATGTGTGGAATAGTCGGCGCGTATTATTTTACAAGGGCTGAAGGGCAAAAAGAATTCATCCATACCTGTTTGCAGTCAATGCACCACCGTGGTCCTGATGCAAATGGATACTGGACCAATAACATGAACTATCATGCCGGTTTTGCAAGGCTTGCCATAAGAGACCTGAGTGCAAATGGTAATCAGCCGATGCTTACCTCAGATCAGCAGTTTTGCATAAGTTTCAATGGCGAGATCTACAATACTGACTATATAAGACAGTTACTGGCACCTTTTGGTGTGCAATACAAATCAACAACAGACACTGAAGTGTTGCTGTATGCCTTGTGCCATTTGGGTATAGAAACCACGCTCAAAGTGGCGGATGGCATTTTTGCATTTGCTTTTTTTGACGTAGCAGAGCATAA encodes the following:
- a CDS encoding glycosyltransferase family 2 protein gives rise to the protein MSATPLISVIMPAYNAEKYISQAIESVLQQTYGNWELIIVDDGSSDNTASIAKKFAAQDERVNYIYQENGKQAKARNQGIAKAKGTLVAFLDADDLWKPVKLETQLSFINHSGADLVFADVDVIDEHGNKIRDTWHVQDGQYKNDEGLLAFLKDNLAPVLTVMVKKTALEKIKGFNESVAVQYVEDYDLWLRMLQAGFVLAASSGKLATYRQTINPQVSRKKSIINVVEIVKDVDVKDESLKASRNNALIMWMRKCVQRCRPVIETKDIKKIIRLFPSGKDRKLFSLLSNVLPGNVLAKLLLLYTRKAVYQQ
- a CDS encoding glycosyltransferase family 2 protein, giving the protein MLPQVSVIMPAYNQATWLPEALDALLAQTFEDWECLIISDGSPDNVASVANLYTQKDKRITFFDTTNAGVSAARNFGISKARAAYILPLDADDKISAGYIAACFTKLGSAAGIKVVYGAAEKFGAVNGPWILPEYSFDELLLSNCIHPCGMFKKADWESIGGYDEQMLDGIEDWEFWINLLKDGGKAVRANDAVFYWRRKEESRTTKITTEKSVRLQRYIYNKHATLYERFFTDPIALYNGYRSVHKNWKWAQQNPFRFFVSRFRKKITST
- a CDS encoding alpha-1,2-fucosyltransferase, translating into MGAAKPLSFFCFEIQEKNYINIALLIVDYKAGQLANRIFQFAYFIAHANEHHYRLINPCFEEYLHLFEATDKNSFPSGRISTVYNGHKTAASFFQRGVNVLRRRSKKGNGKISIFNFHSIRDTHDKKYTEFDMNDPEFVKLVKRQVVFAKGWNYRNTGLLRKHAAALRTIFKPKEVYLQEVGKCIEEAKQQFDVVVGVHLRRGDYKDFFDGRWYYEDAVFAAKLEETRKIFAAKNKTCGFIVCSNEQVNKEAYRGIALLTAERPPVVDLYLLAACDYILGPPSTFTMWASFYGNTPLYVIRDKEKIPGLSDFKVAEGVESFF
- a CDS encoding glycosyltransferase family 2 protein, whose protein sequence is MDFRTGKIHSALPLVTVAVSSYNYSMYIEAALDSVLQQTYPHIELVIIDDCSADACPQIIEAWIKKHNVRCTYIQHEYNKGITKTSNEFVQLAKGKYISLFATDDIMLPEKIERQVALMEAKGDDYGVCYAFANMIDEEGTMHGNYNSQHQVCEGDILEDYVHQRVGFATPTSLIRMSAYAVTGLYDERVLYEDYNFWLRMFACFKACYCDYPCILYRVKKQSAVYDQWRKNNSERYYRDRILSNLQALHYIKGHNSVKTFLRKKISQYLKALDAGKSAYLHELVPYLLKRGYYKIPPRIYMKTLNRMVNNG
- a CDS encoding glycosyltransferase family 4 protein, whose protein sequence is MQQRIRILYIQVPAGGGSLVALYELLRQLPQTIEPVVLCYHRNTYNLLLESCCRVIYLDESLQQPVHRFTKYAAINFMLQQFYTAKDYFKSNRKVRTKIMHILKTEKPAIVHHNNEIFLNRDAIRAAVKAGAKQLVHERSLSNYGNDRVHLFADKRLMKKVYARIDITNAVAQHFNKFYGADSRNIVLHDFVDKAKYKQRYNTSNIRAAYNIAEKEKLVTCIGRIIPWKGQHVLIASVNKIKHTLGSFKVLMVGSAEEGIGSLNYQQQLQAEIEKYKLSGTVIFTGNRNDVPAIIQASDVVVHCSVKPEPQGLVILEALLSNKPVIASATGGSGELVKKYGGIALPVTDADHLAKALTDVLVNGHKPVINTQRLQEDFDPAQQQQVLLSLYEDCLGSKRNKD